CGACGTTGAAGCCGAATACGCCGTAGCTGCCCAGCTCGTATTTGCTGACGACGCTTTGGCCGTTGGTGTAGATCACGTCCATAAAGCGCACGGGGTTGCTGCGGGTTTGCTGGCGGCCGTAGTAGGTATAGACGGCGTTGAAGTCCCAGGCGGGGGTAATCTGCCAGTTTACCGTGCTGTTGATCGTGTATTTGGGCACGATGGAAACCGGGTTGCCGTGGCGTTTTTCTTTGTTGCGGCTCATGTAGGTGAAGTTGGTCGACCAGGTGAGCTTGTCGCGGATAAGCGGCAGGGTAACGTTGCCTTCCAAGCCTGCCAGTACCGCGCTGCCGCCGTTGCCCCAGCGGTAAACGGTGGTGGTGGTGTAGTTGCGGTAAACGGGGGTACCGCTGGGAGTGTTGTCGGAGCGGATTTCGCGGTCGTAGCCGTTTGCCGGTCCGTTGACGGTGCCGACGTAGTCGCCTTCGTCAACAATGCGGTTTTTGTAGTTGTTGTGGAAGAAGGCCAGTGAGGCGAGATAGCCGTCTTTTTTGAACTCGAAGCCGATTTCTTTGTTCAGGCTGGTTTCGGGTTTGATGTTGCTGTTGCCCAAGAAGTAGCAGGCGCGCGCCCAGTCGTAGCCGCCGGGATTGGCGTTTTTGTAGGGGTTGGCGGCTGTGCCGCTGCCGCTTGTATTGGTTTGGGCGTTGGGGTTGTTCCAGTGGTTGTGGCTGTCGATGGGGCAGCCGTTGCTGGCGTTGATCAGCAGGTAGTTTTCCTGTGTTTGGTACAGGTTGGGCGCTTTGAAGGCGCGGGCGATGCCGCCTTTGATTTTCCAGTTGCCGTTTACCGCGTGCGAGAAGTTGAACGAGGGCGAGAACACTGAGCCGAAGGCGGTGTTGTAGTCCCAGCGCAGGCCGGGGATGAGGTAGGTTTTGCCCTCGTTGAGCGAGATGTTGTCTTCGGCATAAAGGGCGTAGTTGTTCTGCGAGGCTTTGCCGCTGCGGCCGTTGGCGGCCAGCCACGGGATTTGGCCGTAGGCGCGGGCGGTGGCGGTCATGGAGAGGGAGTCGTCGAGCACAGAGCGGTTGGCTTCCGCGCCGACGGTTACGGTGTGGCGGCCGAAGGGCAGGTCGGCTTTGGTGCCGAAGCGGTAGTTTTTCAGCACGCTGTCGGCAAAGCCGGTGGTGCTGTTGTACGCGCCTTCGGTGCTGCCGAGCAGGCCTTCGGGCAGGTGGCTGTTGACGGTTTTGTCGAAGCTGACATAGCTTTCGGTTTCACCCCAGTCCCAGATGCCGTTATGGGTGAGGGTGTAGCTTTGGCGGTAGATTTTGGCGGTTTCGCTGCCCAAAAGCTGGGGGGCGACGCGCTGGACGGCGGCAATGAGTACATTGCTGTTTTGGGTGTCGCCGTTGTAGATGTTGCCCTGACGGCTGTATGCGGCGTCGAAGGCCAGACGCCAGACGCTGTTCAGGGGTGATGTTCCAAGTGAGGCGGCCGGCGATGTCGCGGTTGCGCACGCCTTCGCGGCCGGCGGAGAGGGCGGTGCGCGAAGATTTGACGCTGTCGTTGATGTCGAACGCATCGGGGTTGGTTTTGTTCAGGCTGCCGTAGATGCGGAAGCCCAGTTTGTCCTGCACGATGGGGCCGCTCAGCAGGAAGTTGGCGCGGCGGGTGTTGCCCTGCTGTGTGCCGCTTGCGGGCTGGTCGTAAAACAGGCCGACGCTGCCGCGAAACTCGTTGCTGACGCCTTTGGTGCGGATGTTGACCACGCCGCCCATCGCGCCGGAGCCGTAGCGGGCGGCGGCCGGGCCGCACAGCACTTCGATTTTTTCAATCATTTCCGGCGGCACCCAGTTGGAGTCGCCGCGCGAGTTGCGCACGCCGCTGCGGCCGTAGCGTTCGGAATTGCGGGAGTTGACGGGTTTGCCGTCGATGAGGATCAGTGTGTTGTCCGGCCCCATCGAACGGATGTCGATCTGGCGTTTGTTGCCGCGCTCGCCGCCGGGGGAGTTGGTGCTGAGGTTGACGCCCGGCATTTTGCTGACGATTTCGGAGATGTCGTTGGTAACGGGCATCTTCTGCAAGTCCTGCGCGGTAATCACCGATACGCCGAGCTGCTGTTTGGCCTGACGTTCGGCGGTAACGTGGACGGTTTGCAGCTCGCTGCCGTTTTCGGCGGCGTCGGCTTCGGTGTCGGCAAAGGCCGTGCCGCAGAGCGCGAGTGCGGCGAGGATATTGAGTTGGATCAGACTGGGTTTCATGGTGTTTTCCGATTTGGGGTTGGTTGGTTTATGGGCGGTTTGTTAAGGCGTTTTTCTATTTTCTTTTGACGGTTAGACCGGCTTGCCATCCGCCTGTTTACAAAAGCGGCGGCATTGTAAAACTCCGTCAACGGAAAAATACTGCACCGACGGACTAATCCTTCCGGCCAATCACGGCGGCCTGCCTTTTGTGGTGGAATCCGCCGCCGTCTGGCAGCCTGAAAACCCGAAAGGCCGTCTGAAAAACCAAATTTCGTCATTCCCGCGCAGGCGGGAATCTTCGGGTGCCGTAACGCAATGCCGGTTTTCTGCGCAGACTTTGCCCAAGCCGCAACCGCCCCCACCCCAGCCCCCCGCAGGCGGGATAGCGGGATAGGGAGCAAAGCAGTCTGAAAGCGCAGCTTCAACGAAGTTAAAACCGAAAAGGCCGTCTGAAAAACCTTTCAGACTGCCCAACCATGCCGCGTAGGGTGTGTGGCTCTGCCACGCACGCGGATACCACGCCCGAACCGCACCACCCGCGCCCGCTCGAACACCGGCAACCGCGTGCGTGCCTGCGGCACACACACTACAAAAACCCGAAGAGGCCGTCTGAAAGCACAGCTTCGGCGCAGCCAAACCCGTAAAGGCAGCCTGAAATACAACAACCGCCGTCCGAGAACCCGACAAAACCCAACAAAAAAACAGCCTGAAACCGCTGTTGCTGTTTCAGGCTGCCTCCGTTTATCCGCCCAAACACTATGTCCGCACGCCGCATCCCCTATCCCGTCCTGATTGCCCTCACGCTGGCTGCCCTCTTGGCCGCCGCCGCCTTTTCCCTTTCCTGGGGACGCTACCCCATCCCGCTGAACGCCGTCTGGCAGACCCTTGCCGGACAAAACCCCGACGAAACCTACGCCAACATCATCTTCAACCTGCGCCTGCCGCGCATTGCCGCCGCCGTGCTGGTGGGCGCGGCCTTGTCGCTGGCCGGTGCGGTGTACCAGGGTATTTTCCGCAACCCGCTGGTGTCGCCCGACCTCTTGGGCGTATCGTCCGGCGCGTGTGTCGGCGCGGCGGCGGCGGTGCTGGCGGGCGGCGGCATCCTGATGATGCAGGGCGCGGCCTTTGCGGGCGGGCTTTCGGCCGTCGCCCTCACCCTTGCCCTGCCGCGCCTGATCGGGCGCGATTCGGCGGTGGTGCTTGTGCTGGCAGGCATTGTCGTATCCGGCTTTATGTCGGCCACACTCGGCCTGATCAAATACCTGGCCGACCCCGAAACCGAGCTGGCCGAAATCGTCTATTGGCAGATGGGCAGCCTGGCGCGGGCGCAGACCGAACAGCTCATCTGGCTCGCCCCGCTGATGCTGCTGCCCGCCGCCGTGCTGCTGCTGATGCGCTGGCGCGTCAACGTGCTGTCTTTGGGCGAGCGCGAAGCCCGCCTCGCCGGTGCGGACACCCGCAAAGAGCGCACGCTGATGATCGTCTGCGCCACCCTGCTGACCGCCTCCGCCGTCTGCCTGAGCGGCACCATCGGCTGGCTCGGGCTGGTTGTGCCGCATCTGGCGCGGATGACGGCGGGCGACAACAACGTCCGCAGCCTGCCGCTCGCCCTCTTGTTCGGCGCACTGTTCCTGCTCGGCGCGGACACCCTCTCGCGCAACCTCTACGAACAGGAAATCCCGCTGGGCATCCTCACCGGCTTTATCGGCGCCCCGTTTTTCGCTTGGGTGCTGGTGTGGCAGAAACCGGCGGATTAGGCAGCCTGAAAACACCAAAGACCGTCTGAAAACCCGATGTAGGGTGTGTGGCTCTGCCACGCACGCGGATACCATGCTCGAACCGCACCGCCCGCCTGTGCCCGAATCAGCAAACCGCGTGCGTGTCTTGCGGCACACACCATAAAAGGCTCGTAAAGGCCGTCTGAAAACCGATGTAGGGTGGGTCTCGACCCACCATTTCAGACGGCATTTGCGGCCGTTTTAAAAACACGGTGGGTCAAGACTCACCCTACATGGCTGTCTCTGCCCCCAAAAACAGCCCGAACCCCCGACAAAAAAATGCTCCAAATCCAAAACCTCCACTACGCCTACCACAGCCGACCCGTGCTGCACGGCATCAGCCTCGAACTGCCCGCAGGCACCCTGCTGTCCCTGCTCGGGCGCAACGGCGCGGGCAAATCCACCCTGCTCAACTGCATTGCCGGACTGTTCAAACCCCAGCAAGGCCGCGTGCTGCTCGACGGACGCGACACCGCCGCACTCAACCCGCGCGAACTCGCCCGCAGCGTCGCCTACGTTTCCCAAAACGCCCCGCACACCTACCGCTACACCATCCTCGAATACGTCCTGCTCGGCCGCGCCGCCCGCCTGCCCCTGTACGCCCGACCCGCCGAAGCCGACTACGCCGTCGCCCGCGCCGCCCTCGAACGCCTCGGCATCGAGCGCCTTGCCGATAAAATCTATATGGAAACCAGCGGCGGCGAAAAACAGCTCGCCTCCATCGCCCGCGCCCTCGTACAGGAACCCCGCGTCATCCTGTTCGACGAACCCACCTCCGCCCTCGACTACGGCAACGCCGCCGCCATCCTCAGCCTGATGGCCGACCTTGCCGAAGACGGCTACACCGTGGTCAACACCACCCACAACCCCGAACCCCCCCTGCTGCTGCACGGCCGCCACCCCCAAAGCCAAACCGCCCTGCTGCTGGCCGACGGCAGCGTCCGCGCAGGCGGCACCGCCGAAGTCCTCACCGAAACCGCCCTGCAAGAGCTGTACCAAACCGACCTGCGCCTGCTCGCCGTCCCCGGCTGGCCGCGCCAAGTCTGCGCCCACGCCCCGCTGCCGCAACGGGCGCAGACGTAAGGCAGCCTGAAAACCGCAAAGGCCGTCTGAAAAAAACACAAACGCCGACTGCCCAACTCCCTCCCCTGCGCCCTACGCGGGGGAGGGTCGGGGAGGGGTGGCGGTTCGCCGAACCGCTTGGCTGCCGCGCCGCAAATATTATCCGAGCCGCAACCGCCCCAGCCCTCCCCAGCAAGTGGGAGAGGGAGCAAGGCAGCCGGAAACCTAACGTAGGGTGTGTGGCTCCGCCACGCACGCGGATACAATGTCCGAACCGCCGCCCGTGCCCGAACACCGGCAAACCGCGTGCGTGCCTTGCGGCACACACCCTACACAAACCCGAAAGGCCGTCTGAAAACCGAAAAAGCAGCCTGAAACGGTTTTCAAGCTGCCTTCGGAGGGCACGGCGGCTATTCCAGCGTAATGCCGTCTTCCTGCATTTTCGCCAGCAGCGCGGCGAGTTTTTTCTGCGGGTCAAGCAGCGGGTCAAGGATATGCGCCGCCATATTGTCGGCAGACTGCCGGATTGCCGCTTCGTTTGCGCCGACTGCGCCGTGGAAAATAAACGGCGGCAGGAATTTGGTTTGGATGAGATTAGCGGTTTGTTGCAGCGGCTTCAAAAATTCGCTCATGGAATAGCTGTTGTAGCCGCCTGCCTGGTAAGAATCCGCCGGCCCGCCTGTGGAAATGGACGACACCCATTCTTTGCCCGCCAACGCTTTTCCTGTCGGGCCGTATGCCCAGTTGTAGGTGAGCACGTCGTCAAACCATTGTTTCATCAAGGGCGGCACGGAATACCAGAAAAACGGGTGCTGAAACACCAAGCGGTCGTGCGCCAACAGTGCGGTCTGTTCGGCGGCAACATCGATTTTGCCGTCCGGATACAGGCTGTACACGCGGCGCACGGTTACATCGGGCAGCCCTTCCAGCCGCTGCGCCCACAGGCGGTTTACGGTGGATTGTTCCAATTTGGGATGGAAAACATTGATCAGCGTTTTCATTGCAGAGTCTTTTCTTCTGCGTTGGAGAGGCTTTGCATTATAGTCCCAAACCTAAAGGCCGTCTGAAAGCACAACTTCGGCGCAGCCAAAACCGAAAAAGCAGCCTGAAAACCCATCCACCAACCCAGCAAAGGAAACCCGAAATGTTCCGACAACCCGTCAAAACCCTTGCCGCAGCCCTGCTCGGCGCAGCTCTTGCCCTCACCCCCGCCCACGCCCGCAGCGTGCGCGACATCAAAGGCAACACCGTCGAAATCCCCAACCAGGTCAATCGCATCGCCGATTTATGGCCGGCCAACAACCAAGTCGTCCTGCTGCTGGGCGGCGCGGACAAACTCGTCGGCACCGTCGAAGCCATCCAGCAACGCCCGTGGTACGCCAAAGTCTATCCGCACATCAAAAAAGTGCCCGCGCTCTCCAACGGCACCACCGTGCAAAGCGAAGCCCTGCTTGCCGCCCGCCCCGATGTCGTCCTGCTTTCCCAGCCCGCCATGCAGCAGCAGGTACAGCGCGCCGGCCTCAAAACCGTGCTGGTCAACTTCCAAAACTACGACGGCCTGAAAAAAACCGTCAGCATCACCGCCGACGTGATCGGCGGCAACGCCCCGCAAATCGCCAAACAGTACAATGCCGAGCTGGACGCCAACATCCGCTTCGTCTCCGAGCGCACCAAAAACATCCCTGACGCGCAAAAACCGTTGGTGCTGCACATTTCCGACGGCAGCAACCTGCGCAAAATCGACGGCGGCCGCTCCATCGTCGGCGACTGGATACGCATCGCCGGCGGCCGCACCGCCCTGCCGGACACCGCCAACCTGGCCGAAGTGCCGATGGAGGAAATCGTCAAAGCCAACCCCGACATCATCATCATCGGCGGCCGCAACGCCGCGCAGGCCATCGCCAAAATCCGAAAAGACCCCGCCTGGCAAAGCATCAAAGCCGTCAAAAACAACCGCCTGCACGCCAACCCCGGCGGCACCTTCGGCTGGGACAGATACAGCGCGGAAGGCGCACTGCAAGTGCTGTGGGCAGGCAAACTGCTCCACCCCGACCGCTTCCGCGACGTGGACATCGCCGCCAAAACGCAGGCGTTTTATAAAAAATACTACCGCTACGATTTGAGCAAAGGAGACGCGCAAAGGATTGTGGACGGGCTGGATCCGCAGTAGGCGAACCGCAGCCGTACAGAAAGAGGCCGTCTGAAATGGTGTTTTCAGACGGCCTCTGCCGCATTGCAGGGTGGGTCTTGCCCCACCGTTTCAGAGACAGATTCGGCAATGGTGGGTCGAGATCCACCCTACATCGGGTTTTCAGAAACGCCATCCCCGCGTTTATGCTCCGCAGGAGTACTGGCGGGGACGGACTTTCGGGTTTTGCCGCTGCAACAAATCTGCGCGTTTCCAAGAAACCAAACCGAAACCGCGTGCGTGGCTGCGCCACACACCCTACCTCAACGGCAGAGGCCGTCTGAAAAAGCAAAATCCGCTTTTCAGACGGCCTCTATTTCTGCTTCCAACAAATCCGCGTTTTCCCGACAACCGAAACCGCGTGCGTGGCTTGCGCCACACACCCTACCTCAATGGCAGAGGCCGTCTGAAAAAACAAAATCTGCTTTTCAGACGGCCTCTATTTCTGCTTCCAACAAATCCGCGTTTTCCCGACAACCGAAACCGCGTGCGTGGCTGCGCCACACACCCTGCCTGAACGACAAAGGCCGTCTGAAAAAGCAAAATCCGCTTTTCAGACGGTCTTTTGTCTGTTTTGCCGGTTTACATTTCGCCGTAGTTCGGGCCGCCGCCGCCTTCGGGGCAGATCCAGGTGATGTTTTGGGTGGGGTCTTTGATGTCGCAGGTTTTGCAGTGGATGCAGTTGGCGGCGTTGATTTGCAGGCGGGGCGTGCCGTTTTCGTGGTGGATTTCGTACACGCCGGCGGGGCAGTAGCGGGTTTCGGGGCTGGCGTATTCTGTGTAGTTGACGGCTATCATGGCCTGCGGGTCGCGCAGCAGGAGGTGGGAGGGCTGGTTTTCTTCGTGGCTGACGTTGGCGAGGAAGACGCTGTCGCTGCGGTTGAAGGTGAGGACGCCGTCGGGTTTGGGGTAGGCGATGGGGCGGCAGGCGGCGGCTTTTTGCAGGCTGTCGTGGTCGGTGCCGTGGTGTTTGAGCGTCCAGGGGGTGCGGCCTTTGAACAGGTATTGTTCGAGGGCGGTGTAGGCGAAGGCCGGCCACATGCCCCATTTGAAGGCCGGGCGGATGTTGCGGGCGGCGTGAAGTTCGCGGTAGAGCCAGCTTTGCTCGAACAGGTTTTGGTAGGCAGCGGCTTCTTTGCCGCTTTGGGCGGTTTCGCCGTCGTCGTCCAGCACGGGGAAGACGGCTTCGGCGGCGAGCATGGCGGATTTGATGGCGCAGTGGATGCCTTTGATGCGGGGGACGTTGAGAAAGCCTGCAGCGTCGCCGATGAGTGCCGCGCCGGGGACGGTGAGGCGGGGCAGGCTTTGCAGGCCGCCTTCGCTGAGCGCGCGCGCGCCGTAGGCGATGCGGCGGCCGCCCGCGAAGGTGGGGGCGATGGCGGGGTGGGTTTTGAAGCGTTGGAATTCTTCAAAGGGGGAGAGGTAGGGGTTTTGGTAGTCGAGGCCGACGACGAAGCCGACGGCGACTTTGTTGCCGTCGAGGTGGTAGAGGAAGGAGCCGCCGTAGGTTTTGCGATCGAGCGGCCAGCCGGTGCTGTGGAGGACGAGGCCGGGGCGGGCGTGTTCGGCCTGGATTTCCCAGATTTCTTTGATGCCGAGGCCGTAGGTGGGCGGCTGGCTGTTTTTATCGAGGCCGAAGCGGCGGATGAGTTGTTTGGCAAGCGAGCCCCGGCAGCCTTCGGCAAGCAGGGTTTGTTGGGCGCAGAGTTCCATGCCGCTCTGGAAGTTGCCGGTGGGCTGCCCGTCTTTGCCGACGCCCATGTCGCCGGTGGCGATGCCTTTGACCGAGCCGTCGGGGTGGTAGAGGATTTCGGAGGCGGCGAAGCCGGGGTAGATTTCGACGCCGAGCGCTTCGGCCTGTTCGGCCAGCCAGCGGGTGAGCAGGCCGAGGCTGATGATGTAGTTGCCTTCGTTGCGGAAGCTGGGGGCGGTGGGGAGGGTGAAGGCGTGTTTTTCGGTGAGGAAGAGGACGCGGTCTTCGCTGACGCTGCGGGTGAGGGGCGCGCCGGTTTCGCGCCAGTCGGGCAGAAGTTCGGTGAGGGCTTTGGGGTCGATGACCGCGCCGGAGAGGATGTTCGCGCCCACTTCCGAGCCTTTTTCGACGATGCAGACGCCGATGTCGCGGCCGTTTTCCTGTGCGAGCTGTTTGAGGCGGATGGCGGCGGCGAGGCCGGCGGGGCCGGCGCCGACGATGAGCACGTCGTAGTACATGCTTTCGCGTTCGATGGTGGTGGTGTCCATGTTTTTGTTTTTTATGTGGTTTGCTGTGGCGTGAGGCCGTCTGAAAACGGGTTTGCGCTTTCAGACGGCCTGTGTGTTTATTTTTTGATGCCCTCGAACAGGCGGGCGATGATGCCGTCGGCCTGCGCCTGCAAATCGGGGGCGGTGCGGTAGGTTTTTTCGTCGTTGACCGAGTATTTCACTGCGCCGACGGCGTATTCGGGCGTGCGCAGGATGAGGGAGGCTTTGCGCACGGTGGCATCGTTGCCGCCGGATTTGAAGCGCAGGTTGTAGGGGCATTCGGGCTGATAGAGTTTTTTGTCGTAGCCGGCGACGGTTTCGCTGGCGATGCCGCGTTTTTGCAGCGCGGCGGCGAAGTGGCGGTCGAGGCCGACGGGGCGCGCGCTGTCGTTGCGGATGATGCAGACTTTGCGGATGTTGGGCAGGTCGTCTTTTTTGGCGTATTTGACGGCGGAGGACGACTGGCAGGCGGCCAGCGCGGCGGCGGCCAGGAGGAGGGCGGCGGTTTGTTTGGCGTTCATGGTGTTTTCCTGTGTTTTTTTTTGGGGGGTAAAAATTTCAGACGGCCTGTCCCGCTGAGGCCGTCTGAAAAGTGAAAGCGTATGGCAAAACAGACCTTAGCGCGTGTTTTTCATCAGACGCTGTTTCTCGCGTTTCCAGTCGGCTTCTTTCAGGCTTTGGCGTTTGTCGTGCTGTTTTTTGCCCTTGGCCAGGCCGATGTCCATTTTGATGTAGCCGCGTTTGTAGTGCAGGTTGAGCGGCACGAGGGTGTAGCCGCTGCGCTCGACCTTGCCGATGAGCTTGTTGATTTCGCCCTGTTTGAGCAGCAGCTTGCGCGCTCGCACGGGGTCGGGGCGCACGTGGGTGGAGGCAGTGGGCAGGGCGGTGATGTGGCTGCCGACGAGGTAGAAGGCGTCTTTTTTCCAGTGGATGTAGCTTTCTTTGAGCTGGACGCGGCCGGCGCGCACGGCTTTCACTTCCCAGCCGTCGAGTACCAGCCCCGCTTCGATTTCGTCTTCGATAAAGTAGTCGTGATAGGCTTTTCTGTTGTTGGCGATGCTCATTGGGCGACCCTTGTTTTTGGCAGGGCGGCATTGTAGCAGAAAGCGTTTTGCGCCGCGCCCCGTCAACGTTGCCGCTATAATCGCGCTTTTTTGTGGAGACGGATGATGCGCGCGCAGGGCAAATGGATTACGGCCGCCGTGTTGCTGTTGGCGTTTGCCGCCGTGAAGCTGGCGGCTCTGCATTGGTGGACGCAGCGGCAGCCCGCCGCCGTGGAGGTTGCGGCCTGCGACATCGCGGCGGGCTGCACGCTGCCCGGCGGCGCGGTGCTGCGTTTTGCCCCCGCCGCCGCCTTGCAAAAGCCGTTTGACATTGTGCTCGACGGGGCGGATGGCGCGCGCGAAGTGTCGGTGAGCTTTTCCATGCGCGATATGGACATGGGTTTCAACCGCTACGATTTGCGGCGCGATGCGGCGGGCAGATGGTCGGCCGCCGGCGTGCGCCTGCCGCTGTGCACCGAAGCGCGGCACGATTTCTCGGCCGACGTGGCGGTAGACGGCAGGGTGTACAGCGTGCCGTTTTCGGCTTACTGACTGTTGCGGATACGGCAGAAGGCCGTCTGAAAAAAGCTTTTCTGTTTTTCAGACGGCCTTATAGAGCCTGTTAACAATCGGCCTTGCGGCTGCGTTTGCTATGGAATTACTTTTTAAATTCGGAAAGTCATGATGCAAAAATCAATATTGCCGGCTGTTTTGCTTGTTAGCGCCTGTATCCCCATACGTGTCGTCTCCAAATACAGCCCTGATGTTTATAATAATTACACGGTAATACAGGGCATTCAGAAATACGGCAGCATGGGACACACCGACATAGTCAAAAGAAAGAAAGA
The window above is part of the Neisseria bacilliformis genome. Proteins encoded here:
- a CDS encoding TonB-dependent receptor domain-containing protein; this encodes MGSETAKIYRQSYTLTHNGIWDWGETESYVSFDKTVNSHLPEGLLGSTEGAYNSTTGFADSVLKNYRFGTKADLPFGRHTVTVGAEANRSVLDDSLSMTATARAYGQIPWLAANGRSGKASQNNYALYAEDNISLNEGKTYLIPGLRWDYNTAFGSVFSPSFNFSHAVNGNWKIKGGIARAFKAPNLYQTQENYLLINASNGCPIDSHNHWNNPNAQTNTSGSGTAANPYKNANPGGYDWARACYFLGNSNIKPETSLNKEIGFEFKKDGYLASLAFFHNNYKNRIVDEGDYVGTVNGPANGYDREIRSDNTPSGTPVYRNYTTTTVYRWGNGGSAVLAGLEGNVTLPLIRDKLTWSTNFTYMSRNKEKRHGNPVSIVPKYTINSTVNWQITPAWDFNAVYTYYGRQQTRSNPVRFMDVIYTNGQSVVSKYELGSYGVFGFNVGYNYKDRINVRAGVNNLFDKTILRTAGTARTYNERRRSYYMSMKYSF
- a CDS encoding ABC transporter ATP-binding protein, producing the protein MLQIQNLHYAYHSRPVLHGISLELPAGTLLSLLGRNGAGKSTLLNCIAGLFKPQQGRVLLDGRDTAALNPRELARSVAYVSQNAPHTYRYTILEYVLLGRAARLPLYARPAEADYAVARAALERLGIERLADKIYMETSGGEKQLASIARALVQEPRVILFDEPTSALDYGNAAAILSLMADLAEDGYTVVNTTHNPEPPLLLHGRHPQSQTALLLADGSVRAGGTAEVLTETALQELYQTDLRLLAVPGWPRQVCAHAPLPQRAQT
- the smpB gene encoding SsrA-binding protein SmpB — translated: MQSRQLHGGKRQQQHGGRNPFALRAHHPSPQKSAIIAATLTGRGAKRFLLQCRPAKNKGRPMSIANNRKAYHDYFIEDEIEAGLVLDGWEVKAVRAGRVQLKESYIHWKKDAFYLVGSHITALPTASTHVRPDPVRARKLLLKQGEINKLIGKVERSGYTLVPLNLHYKRGYIKMDIGLAKGKKQHDKRQSLKEADWKREKQRLMKNTR
- a CDS encoding TonB-dependent receptor plug domain-containing protein — protein: MKPSLIQLNILAALALCGTAFADTEADAAENGSELQTVHVTAERQAKQQLGVSVITAQDLQKMPVTNDISEIVSKMPGVNLSTNSPGGERGNKRQIDIRSMGPDNTLILIDGKPVNSRNSERYGRSGVRNSRGDSNWVPPEMIEKIEVLCGPAAARYGSGAMGGVVNIRTKGVSNEFRGSVGLFYDQPASGTQQGNTRRANFLLSGPIVQDKLGFRIYGSLNKTNPDAFDINDSVKSSRTALSAGREGVRNRDIAGRLTWNITPEQRLASGLRRRIQPSGQHLQRRHPKQQCTHCRRPARRPPAFGQRNRQNLPPKLHPHP
- a CDS encoding electron transfer flavoprotein-ubiquinone oxidoreductase gives rise to the protein MDTTTIERESMYYDVLIVGAGPAGLAAAIRLKQLAQENGRDIGVCIVEKGSEVGANILSGAVIDPKALTELLPDWRETGAPLTRSVSEDRVLFLTEKHAFTLPTAPSFRNEGNYIISLGLLTRWLAEQAEALGVEIYPGFAASEILYHPDGSVKGIATGDMGVGKDGQPTGNFQSGMELCAQQTLLAEGCRGSLAKQLIRRFGLDKNSQPPTYGLGIKEIWEIQAEHARPGLVLHSTGWPLDRKTYGGSFLYHLDGNKVAVGFVVGLDYQNPYLSPFEEFQRFKTHPAIAPTFAGGRRIAYGARALSEGGLQSLPRLTVPGAALIGDAAGFLNVPRIKGIHCAIKSAMLAAEAVFPVLDDDGETAQSGKEAAAYQNLFEQSWLYRELHAARNIRPAFKWGMWPAFAYTALEQYLFKGRTPWTLKHHGTDHDSLQKAAACRPIAYPKPDGVLTFNRSDSVFLANVSHEENQPSHLLLRDPQAMIAVNYTEYASPETRYCPAGVYEIHHENGTPRLQINAANCIHCKTCDIKDPTQNITWICPEGGGGPNYGEM
- a CDS encoding FecCD family ABC transporter permease, translating into MSARRIPYPVLIALTLAALLAAAAFSLSWGRYPIPLNAVWQTLAGQNPDETYANIIFNLRLPRIAAAVLVGAALSLAGAVYQGIFRNPLVSPDLLGVSSGACVGAAAAVLAGGGILMMQGAAFAGGLSAVALTLALPRLIGRDSAVVLVLAGIVVSGFMSATLGLIKYLADPETELAEIVYWQMGSLARAQTEQLIWLAPLMLLPAAVLLLMRWRVNVLSLGEREARLAGADTRKERTLMIVCATLLTASAVCLSGTIGWLGLVVPHLARMTAGDNNVRSLPLALLFGALFLLGADTLSRNLYEQEIPLGILTGFIGAPFFAWVLVWQKPAD
- a CDS encoding ABC transporter substrate-binding protein, with the protein product MFRQPVKTLAAALLGAALALTPAHARSVRDIKGNTVEIPNQVNRIADLWPANNQVVLLLGGADKLVGTVEAIQQRPWYAKVYPHIKKVPALSNGTTVQSEALLAARPDVVLLSQPAMQQQVQRAGLKTVLVNFQNYDGLKKTVSITADVIGGNAPQIAKQYNAELDANIRFVSERTKNIPDAQKPLVLHISDGSNLRKIDGGRSIVGDWIRIAGGRTALPDTANLAEVPMEEIVKANPDIIIIGGRNAAQAIAKIRKDPAWQSIKAVKNNRLHANPGGTFGWDRYSAEGALQVLWAGKLLHPDRFRDVDIAAKTQAFYKKYYRYDLSKGDAQRIVDGLDPQ
- a CDS encoding NAD(P)H-dependent oxidoreductase, with the translated sequence MKTLINVFHPKLEQSTVNRLWAQRLEGLPDVTVRRVYSLYPDGKIDVAAEQTALLAHDRLVFQHPFFWYSVPPLMKQWFDDVLTYNWAYGPTGKALAGKEWVSSISTGGPADSYQAGGYNSYSMSEFLKPLQQTANLIQTKFLPPFIFHGAVGANEAAIRQSADNMAAHILDPLLDPQKKLAALLAKMQEDGITLE